From Anopheles funestus chromosome 3RL, idAnoFuneDA-416_04, whole genome shotgun sequence, a single genomic window includes:
- the LOC125771679 gene encoding uncharacterized protein LOC125771679: MTYLSVLVAFVVVLTMVSTVFAGRTLYLGREPPRTLQMIGSANPRMLHKISTDLQPDTSKVIHIQVPYYIERPKPRTKKFQPWVPRGQRFVSSSGPGSLQQHLASGPVTFGTPFPAREAPFKAKPILPNEFLANPGPYDTPFVPVMKPSPVNPLHMEQPAPEIMFEPISILPLESPSFATIRNHVNYLKQKQHAFFEGQGREFGLGGATIPDELEYFSEHEKRLGDGSVHNGDSDRTGGERNTLSEHDFGQNDRKYDRRGKAMRPVQNEEEEEESDEEDFYDSEGKQYQDDDFEDSRDETDRAAAFEPKKVYTQVRHREIVRHVPRSGREENVDENEEEDEEENENHEDGKENGKEESDKQDEDDEEDDEEEDGDHQERHHKRLPIRERLNLQRKNIVYSEKGHQADKFDHGSEESFGEFEQQEEPKPKRRNRIKRSTEETSAPAVSNRTLSDQIVDVLAMVILGNETLPLPEALTDPRELQGEELIKFLDEAIQNTTQYLPEGRLRDGEVISIVSPPSNVVKFPYYNRPASEIDVDSALRYAENLTSFSTGLYGAKSIDGVECNEVDVELEDEPEPIAEDTSGEGFKPIRRLKGLGDKIDCLKRKHFGSEPLDNPLFREEFVGVAPRKMYVGKGTTPAVPEQQKQQPQPNPAVAVYNDVIRHIKKHLASQQRRKNSKADTDQDTVMIAVPRILRLDRDDPELSGTHLKREARLAFPQANPLPVSNHISVPIFDISKFVPRFMMRPNEDLFAEQDHHVTTVRPRLSKPSVRLQTLVRTAEQLAEGAVSVEEGVEQILTTEKNPERDDIADAFDDVLAKPNQVPAPLPPIKPYSVVEKDTKDSGPEATFNKSGPPYTALALEPPVAQSILKQRIAPLERNHLDLAKPKRSPMKKIPRKSRRPSVTRKKVLVFYH; this comes from the coding sequence ATGACTTATTTAAGTGTTCTAGTGGCGTTCGTAGTGGTGCTCACTATGGTGAGCACAGTGTTTGCCGGGCGTACCTTATATCTCGGTCGGGAACCGCCTCGTACATTGCAAATGATCGGTTCCGCTAATCCACGAATGCTGCACAAGATCAGTACGGATCTTCAGCCCGACACCTCCAAAGTGATACACATTCAGGTGCCTTACTACATTGAACGTCCGAAACCGCGCACCAAGAAGTTCCAGCCTTGGGTACCGCGCGGCCAACGGTTCGTATCTTCATCGGGTCCCGGATCACTGCAACAGCATCTCGCTTCCGGTCCGGTTACGTTCGGTACGCCTTTCCCCGCAAGGGAAGCTCCTTTCAAAGCGAAACCGATCCTACCGAACGAATTTCTCGCTAATCCAGGACCGTACGATACACCGTTTGTGCCGGTGATGAAACCCAGCCCAGTGAACCCACTACACATGGAGCAACCAGCACCGGAGATTATGTTCGAACCTATCAGCATCCTACCGCTAGAATCGCCCTCGTTCGCGACCATACGCAACCATGTGAACTATCTGAAGCAGAAGCAGCATGCGTTCTTTGAGGGACAAGGACGAGAGTTCGGTTTGGGTGGTGCCACAATACCGGACGAGTTGGAATACTTCAGTGAGCATGAGAAACGACTCGGCGACGGATCGGTACACAATGGAGACTCGGATCGAACGGGTGGTGAACGGAACACACTTTCTGAGCATGATTTTGGACAGAACGATCGGAAGTATGATCGACGGGGTAAGGCTATGAGACCGGTGCAGaatgaggaggaagaggaggagtcCGACGAGGAGGATTTCTATGACTCCGAAGGCAAGCAATATCAGGATGATGATTTTGAGGACTCACGTGACGAGACGGATCGAGCGGCTGCATTCGAGCCGAAGAAGGTATACACACAAGTAAGACATCGTGAAATAGTTCGACATGTTCCACGATCGGGCCGTGAGGAGAATGTGGACGAAAATGAAGAGGAAGATGAGGAAGAGAATGAAAATCATgaagatggaaaagaaaatggcaaagAAGAATCAGATAAACaagatgaggatgatgaagaAGACGACGAGGAGGAAGATGGTGATCATCAAGAACGGCACCATAAACGACTCCCAATTCGCGAACGTCTTAACCTGCAGCGTAAGAACATCGTCTACTCGGAGAAGGGACATCAGGCGGACAAGTTTGATCACGGTTCGGAAGAATCTTTTGGCGAGTTCGAACAGCAGGAGGAACCAAAACCAAAGCGACGTAACAGAATAAAACGATCGACTGAGGAGACGTCAGCACCGGCAGTATCTAACAGGACACTTTCTGACCAAATTGTAGATGTGCTTGCTATGGTGATCTTGGGTAATGAAACACTACCACTTCCCGAGGCGTTAACCGATCCGCGTGAACTACAAGGTGAGGAGTTGATCAAGTTTCTTGATGAAGCGATCCAAAACACCACACAGTATCTTCCCGAAGGACGGCTAAGAGACGGAGAAGTTATCAGCATCGTATCCCCACCGAGCAATGTGGTAAAGTTCCCGTACTACAACCGTCCGGCAAGTGAGATCGACGTTGATTCCGCGTTACGATATGCGGAAAATTTAACCAGCTTCAGTACCGGACTTTACGGTGCCAAATCGATCGACGGTGTGGAGTGTAACGAGGTGGATGTGGAGCTAGAGGACGAACCGGAACCGATCGCGGAAGATACGTCCGGTGAAGGTTTCAAACCGATTCGACGACTCAAGGGACTGGGCGATAAGATAGATTGCTTGAAGCGAAAACACTTCGGCAGCGAACCGCTCGATAATCCGCTGTTCCGCGAGGAGTTTGTTGGGGTAGCGCCCAGGAAGATGTACGTTGGCAAGGGTACAACACCAGCCGTACCCGAGCAACAgaagcagcaaccgcaaccgAATCCAGCCGTGGCTGTTTATAACGATGTGATACGTCACATTAAGAAACATCTCGCAAGTCAGCAGCGGCGCAAGAACTCCAAAGCGGACACGGACCAAGACACCGTGATGATTGCTGTACCGCGCATTCTGCGATTAGATCGCGATGATCCCGAACTGTCCGGAACACATCTCAAACGTGAAGCACGGTTAGCATTCCCACAGGCGAACCCACTGCCCGTCTCTAATCACATCAGTGTGCCGATCTTCGACATCAGCAAGTTTGTGCCCCGGTTTATGATGCGCCCGAATGAGGATCTCTTTGCGGAACAGGACCATCACGTGACGACTGTAAGACCACGGCTAAGCAAACCCAGCGTACGTCTACAAACGTTGGTACGAACGGCGGAACAGCTGGCAGAAGGTGCGGTCTCCGTTGAGGAAGGAGTGGAGCAGATACTGACCACGGAGAAAAATCCCGAGCGGGACGATATAGCGGATGCGTTCGATGATGTACTGGCGAAACCGAATCAAGTGCCCGCTCCACTACCACCAATAAAACCGTACAGTGTCGTCGAGAAGGACACCAAAGACAGTGGCCCGGAAGCGACATTCAACAAATCGGGACCACCGTATACAGCGCTTGCACTAGAACCACCGGTAGCGCAAAGCATCCTGAAGCAGCGTATTGCTCCGCTGGAGCGTAATCATCTCGATCTAGCAAAGCCGAAACGATCTCCAATGAAGAAGATACCGCGAAAGTCACGAAGACCTTCGGTCACACGGAAGAAGGTGCTCGTATTCTATCACTAA